A window from Musa acuminata AAA Group cultivar baxijiao chromosome BXJ3-10, Cavendish_Baxijiao_AAA, whole genome shotgun sequence encodes these proteins:
- the LOC135650935 gene encoding uncharacterized protein LOC135650935 yields the protein MYKSVGRPRRSKEPKLGSGRPAAATSSPGDGFVQSRRRMDTSRITRGSSHKSNSFAEENSFALEFGRCSSKEAIMKPIQTLMDEEMESRHASPSVIVKLMGLNTLPSPPPVAHKELKNVEAYFQPESSTGFQGNFVPPKVHSHHKCINEDQEFKDIFEVMETAKFRKHKNRSTRKTMLSSKRSETGMNFVRQKFMDVKRLSTDETLQNSKEFDDALEILHSNKDLFMKLLQDPDSLFNRHLKDVNHLPPSSHPSQITVLKSSIVEKHRNTEWSKSERKYGRYSHMQNEITSSIRKSTQGFTNRSRREYSSFVPHNSSTPPYMGKTETHVHPTRIVVLKPSLEKTQKMVGPVSFSHENLHFGSRKHREFAVSAIQKLHKEGTDRQKFSENVEYLGHTTKDSRDIATEIARQLSYTVGNHSKRQIASELNTHIGSGSPFIPSDLAKLNNTESFCQFPNHSDEWSIDFSSPSSYSIESSVSREARKRMSERWKMTHQCQDVGLVVRGMSTLGEMLALSDRETPDATVVPLGTKKVSDDKFSGNKSFGTWGFSLGISSKNRSTKLQRSKSLPAKSTTIESPNVSYRKQGGDSANDDCYMLKDVLNMGPDDFSVENFGKRQKPLSRSSRHRTNKNRRSHSIGAENELPELDIYVHSEEPRKSIHLRDLSEEQHVLLAHHDEPHVDIKHLTNTPSVLTCEDATSLTTPGEHVKQFVKQLTPENEELSAHNHNDIINKTLQEDLADHPQVDPLLSQSETSEASLLSSKECEQQSPVSVLEPPSEVESSCSGCFERISADLQELRMQLNLLKLESAERYEEELGISISSDEDSAGDSLSVLPTGEIFQAFKDEDDRDFSYLLDILIASGIHGADQDRLLDACYSLDYPVNPHVFDELERKYGVMASWSRLERKLLFDLVNCVLAGIVASGIGPRPWAPSNRSTHTWEHEDLLERLWQMVVNQRKEMDCNLEEFLYPRWLDIENSIEVIVKEMEKLLENDLLEEIVMEFIIIQ from the exons ATGTACAAGAGCGTCGGCAGGCCCCGCCGCTCGAAGGAGCCGAAGCTCGGCTCCGGCCGGCCCGCCGCTGCGACGTCGTCCCCCGGGGATG GTTTTGTTCAATCCAGAAGACGAATGGATACCTCAAGGATCACACGTGGTTCTTCTCATAAAAGTAACTCTTTCGctgaagaaaattct TTTGCCCTCGAGTTTGGACGATGCTCGTCTAAGGAAGCCATTATGAAGCCTATACAAACATTAATGGATGAAGAAATGGAAAGTAGGCATGCCTCTCCAAGTGTAATTGTGAAACTGATGGGTCTCAATACGCTCCCCTCGCCGCCTCCAGTAGCCCATAAAGAACTGAAAAATGTTGAAGCTTATTTTCAGCCAGAATCATCTACTGGATTTCAGGGAAATTTTGTGCCACCAAAGGTGCATTCACACCACAAATGTATTAATGAGGATCAAGAATTCAAAGACATTTTTGAAGTGATGGAGACAGCAAAATTTAGGAAACATAAGAACCGATCAACCAGGAAGACGATGCTAAGTTCTAAAAGAAGTGAGACTGGCATGAATTTTGTAAGGCAAAAGTTCATGGATGTCAAGCGTCTTTCAACTGATGAAACACTTCAGAACTCTAAAGAGTTTGATGATGCACTGGAAATTCTTCATTCCAACAAAGACCTTTTCATGAAATTACTACAAGATCCTGACTCTTTGTTCAATAGACATCTCAAAGATGTTAACCATCTACCACCCTCTTCTCATCCAAGCCAGATTACGGTACTAAAATCCTCTATAGTTGAGAAGCACAGGAACACTGAATGGTCAAAATCAGAAAGGAAATATGGAAGGTACTCTCATATGCAAAATGAAATTACAAGCTCTATTAGGAAATCTACACAAGGCTTTACCAATCGCTCTCGTAGGGAATACAGTAGTTTTGTTCCCCACAATTCTTCAACACCACCATACATGGGCAAGACTGAAACTCATGTACATCCTACACGCATTGTTGTTTTGAAACCTAGTCTTGAGAAGACCCAAAAGATGGTTGGTCCTGTTTCCTTTTCACATGAGAACTTACATTTTGGATCAAGAAAGCACAGAGAATTTGCAGTTTCTGCAATTCAGAAGTTACATAAGGAAGGAACAGACAGGCAGAAGTTTTCTGAAAATGTGGAGTATTTGGGGCACACAACAAAGGATTCCAGAGATATTGCCACAGAGATTGCAAGACAGTTGAGCTATACTGTAGGTAACCATTCGAAAAGGCAGATCGCCTCAGAACTGAACACACATATAGGGAGTGGAAGTCCATTTATCCCATCAGATCTTGCTAAGCTCAACAATACTGAATCATTTTGCCAGTTTCCTAACCACTCTGATGAGTGGAGTATTGACTTCAGCTCTCCATCTTCATACTCAATTGAATCATCTGTGAGCAGAGAGGCCAGAAAACGCATGTCTGAGAGATGGAAAATGACCCACCAGTGTCAGGATGTTGGGCTTGTTGTCAGAGGCATGAGCACACTGGGTGAAATGCTTGCTTTATCTGATAGAGAGACACCAGATGCCACTGTGGTCCCATTAGGTACAAAGAAAGTTTCAGATGACAAATTCTCTGGAAACAAGTCATTTGGAACCTGGGGATTTTCTTTAGGTATTAGCAGCAAGAACAGATCTACAAAATTGCAAAGGTCCAAGTCTCTTCCTGCTAAGTCCACTACAATTGAAAGTCCTAACGTAAGCTACAGAAAACAAGGTGGTGATAGTGCTAATGATGACTGTTATATGCTCAAGGATGTACTGAACATGGGTCCTGATGATTTCTCAGTCGAAAACTTTGGTAAGAGGCAAAAGCCACTTTCCAGAAGCTCTAGGCATCGCACCAACAAGAATCGCCGGTCACATTCTATTGGAGCGGAAAATGAGCTACCTGAGCTGGATATTTATGTACATTCAGAAGAACCGAGGAAGAGCATTCATCTGAGAGACCTCTCAGAAGAACAGCATGTACTTCTAGCACACCATGATGAGCCTCACGTTGACATAAAGCACCTAACAAACACCCCCTCGGTTCTCACTTGTGAAGACGCAACAAGTCTGACTACTCCAGGAGAGCATGTGAAGCAATTTGTTAAGCAGTTGACACCTGAGAATGAAGAACTATCTGCCCACAATCATAATGACATTATCAATAAG ACACTCCAGGAAGATTTAGCTGACCATCCCCAAGTTGATCCACTTCTATCTCAATCAGAGACATCTGAAGCAAGCCTACTAAGCTCCAAGGAGTGTGAACAGCAAAGTCCAGTCTCTGTCCTAGAGCCTCCGTCTGAAGTAGAAAGTTCATGTTCAGGCTGCTTTGAGAGAATAAGTGCTGATCTTCAAG AGCTCAGAATGCAACTCAATCTTCTTAAGCTGGAGTCGGCAGAAAGGTATGAAGAGGAATTGGGCATCAgcatatcaagtgatgaggattctgCAGGAGATAGTCTGTCAGTTCTACCAACAGGGGAGATATTTCAAGCCTTCAAGGATGAAGATGACAGAGATTTCTCATACTTACTCGACATTCTCATTGCTTCAGGTATTCATGGTGCTGACCAAGATAGACTCTTGGATGCTTGCTACTCGCTTGATTATCCAGTAAACCCACATGTTTTTGATGAACTTGAAAGGAAGTACGGTGTGATGGCATCATGGTCAAGATTAGAAAGAAAGCTGTTGTTTGATCTTGTTAATTGCGTTTTAGCGGGTATCGTGGCCTCTGGCATTGGTCCCCGCCCATGGGCACCATCAAATAGGTCTACGCACACATGGGAACACGAGGATCTCCTTGAAAGGCTGTGGCAAATGGTGGTTAACCAAAGGAAGGAGATGGATTGCAATCTGGAGGAGTTTCTGTATCCTAGATGGTTAGATATCGAAAATAGCATTGAAGTAATTGTTAAAGAGATGGAGAAATTGTTAGAGAATGACCTCTTGGAAGAAATTGTCATGGAGTTTATCATCATCCAGTAG